A single genomic interval of Helicoverpa armigera isolate CAAS_96S chromosome 22, ASM3070526v1, whole genome shotgun sequence harbors:
- the LOC110377043 gene encoding retinol dehydrogenase 14-like, which yields MWLVWLVLGMILIKTYNKITNGKCYSDKVMSGKVVIVTGGNSGIGYQTALELARRGAKVILGCRDEERGQNAVQSIIKKTKNRSVRYMHLDLSSFASVRKFVEDFKSSEAKLDILINNAGASGVHRDKTEDGLIRDMQVNHFGPFLLTVLLTPLLKKSAPSRIIIVTSTLHRFGTISDLNSPHSFMRTYCDSKLCNILFSNELARRLEDSDVSVNSLHPGHVNTSFYKATILEKLRTMILYTFFKNPIEGAQTSLFLAISDDCDHITGGYFVDCKEGYMGMKARNEDLAAKLWEMSEQMVGLKPEEQI from the coding sequence ATGTGGTTGGTGTGGCTAGTTTTGGGTATGATcctaataaaaacatacaacaaaataacaaatgggAAATGTTATTCGGACAAAGTGATGAGCGGGAAGGTGGTGATCGTGACTGGTGGGAACAGTGGTATTGGGTACCAGACTGCTTTGGAACTGGCCAGGAGAGGAGCTAAAGTCATCTTAGGCTGCCGTGACGAGGAACGAGGACAGAATGCTGTACAATCCATTATCAAGAAGACGAAAAACAGAAGCGTAAGATATATGCATCTGGATTTAAGCTCGTTCGCCTCAGTGAGGAAGTTTGTCGAAGATTTCAAAAGTTCAGAAGCTAAATTGGATATTTTGATCAACAACGCCGGCGCCAGTGGCGTGCACAGAGATAAGACTGAAGATGGCTTGATCAGGGACATGCAGGTCAATCATTTTGGGCCGTTTCTGCTGACTGTTCTTTTAACGCCTTTGCTGAAGAAGTCAGCGCCTAGCAGGATTATTATCGTGACGTCTACTCTGCATAGATTTGGTACCATTAGTGATTTGAACAGTCCACATTCGTTTATGAGGACCTACTGCGACAGTAAGCTGTGCAATATTCTATTCAGTAACGAGTTGGCGCGAAGGTTAGAAGACAGTGACGTTTCTGTCAACAGTCTACACCCAGGTCATGTCAACACGAGCTTCTACAAAGCGACAATATTAGAGAAGTTACGTACTATGATACTGTATACGTTCTTCAAGAATCCTATAGAGGGTGCTCAGACCAGTTTGTTTTTGGCGATTTCGGATGACTGTGATCATATCACTGGGGGGTACTTTGTGGACTGCAAGGAAGGGTATATGGGGATGAAGGCGAGAAATGAGGACTTAGCTGCCAAGTTATGGGAAATGTCAGAACAAATGGTCGGTTTAAAACCAGAGGAGCAAATTTAG